A single genomic interval of Aquipuribacter sp. SD81 harbors:
- a CDS encoding sulfotransferase family protein: MAERLPTFLLVGAMKAGTTSLHGYLSSHPDVFMSPNKEPDYFVLEKTWSRGEQWYREQFRDARDEHAVGEASTSYTKCTEFAGVPERAVSLLPDVRVVYLLRDPVERIRSMYLHNVIVGREHRPLPQAVLSDPMYLDASRYAMQLSRWDAVLPPERVLTVLSEHLRADAAGVLARTGRFLGVDPSGFDLSPQRHNDTATRRKDTPATRLVRSLPGYRHALRLAPQPLVRALRTATTRTLPEADGVLDDTTRARLLDALAPDLERLRDRIGDDIDRWRLAPRPSARADGERL; this comes from the coding sequence ATGGCTGAGCGCCTGCCGACGTTCCTCCTCGTGGGCGCGATGAAGGCGGGCACCACGAGCCTGCACGGCTACCTGTCCTCGCACCCGGACGTCTTCATGTCGCCCAACAAGGAGCCGGACTACTTCGTCCTGGAGAAGACCTGGTCGCGGGGGGAGCAGTGGTACCGGGAGCAGTTCCGCGACGCGCGCGACGAGCACGCCGTCGGCGAGGCGTCGACGAGCTACACGAAGTGCACGGAGTTCGCGGGCGTGCCGGAGCGCGCCGTCTCGCTGCTGCCGGACGTCCGGGTCGTCTACCTGCTGCGCGACCCGGTGGAGCGCATCCGCTCCATGTACCTGCACAACGTCATCGTCGGCCGGGAGCACCGGCCGCTGCCGCAGGCGGTCCTGTCGGACCCGATGTACCTCGACGCGAGCCGCTACGCCATGCAGCTGTCCCGGTGGGACGCGGTCCTGCCGCCGGAGCGGGTCCTCACGGTCCTGTCGGAGCACCTGCGGGCCGACGCCGCGGGCGTGCTCGCGCGCACCGGTCGCTTCCTCGGTGTCGACCCCTCGGGCTTCGACCTGTCGCCGCAGCGCCACAACGACACGGCCACGCGGCGCAAGGACACCCCGGCCACCCGCCTCGTGCGCTCGCTGCCCGGCTACCGGCACGCGCTGCGCCTGGCGCCGCAGCCACTGGTCCGCGCCCTGCGCACCGCCACCACCCGCACGCTGCCCGAGGCCGACGGCGTGCTCGACGACACGACGCGCGCGCGCCTGCTCGACGCGCTCGCGCCTGACCTCGAGCGGCTGCGCGACCGGATCGGCGACGACATCGACCGCTGGCGGCTCGCCCCCCGACCGTCCGCGCGGGCGGACGGCGAGCGCCTGTGA
- a CDS encoding O-antigen ligase family protein: protein MTAAGQVRPRAGADDDVVGAAVPAAAVLAPSTEPAPLRALHHPAGAAVAALVAAAATGVLVGVGGTAVLAAVVLALGLVAAALAPRFPSALPLLALASAVTPPLVSLPFLVVVGGKSLFLSDVLLPLAVLVALRRRARVPRLELLAWFYAAVMLAQAAVGVVQRQPFEAFTQDLRGPLYVVMGFLVVSRLATTRGARAAVRVALLVLWYTASLMLVTIATGTELLAGRTENVRAFDTVQTLEIDATRFIVNSKGLAFLAVVVGVAVLASRVSTRHQRLLAAACLVPGAVVTFLGYARATMLALALCLLLLGLLARRLGLDWTRLGAALLALAAPAALLVLSGNGSLVNDPDGNALARQVAGFEARVLDGLDEEGANSPGNQYRLLENRYALQAAADNALFGLGIGADYHPRFVQDPTLQAFKANPDFGSRFIHNGWLWYLVKTGAVGLVAALLLFFVPVLRAVGGRVPPAGTGVVAIALAVGLVGLMVIHLFEPDIHRVGTAPLFGAALGYLSLVTTASRRPSANAGATT, encoded by the coding sequence GTGACCGCAGCCGGCCAGGTCCGCCCACGCGCCGGGGCCGACGACGACGTCGTCGGCGCCGCCGTCCCCGCCGCCGCCGTCCTCGCGCCGTCGACCGAGCCCGCGCCCCTGCGGGCGCTGCACCACCCCGCCGGCGCCGCCGTCGCCGCCCTCGTCGCGGCGGCCGCGACGGGGGTGCTCGTCGGGGTCGGGGGGACCGCGGTGCTCGCCGCCGTCGTGCTCGCCCTCGGTCTGGTGGCCGCGGCGCTCGCCCCGCGTTTCCCCAGCGCCCTCCCGCTGCTCGCGCTCGCCTCCGCGGTCACGCCGCCGCTCGTCAGCCTCCCGTTCCTCGTCGTCGTGGGCGGCAAGTCCCTGTTCCTCAGCGACGTGCTCCTGCCCCTGGCCGTGCTCGTCGCGCTGCGTCGACGGGCCCGCGTGCCCCGCCTGGAGCTGCTCGCGTGGTTCTACGCCGCCGTCATGCTCGCCCAGGCGGCGGTCGGGGTCGTGCAGCGCCAGCCGTTCGAGGCCTTCACCCAGGACCTGCGCGGGCCGCTCTACGTCGTCATGGGCTTCCTGGTCGTGAGCCGCCTGGCGACCACGCGCGGGGCGCGGGCGGCCGTGCGGGTCGCGCTGCTCGTGCTCTGGTACACCGCGAGCCTCATGCTCGTCACGATCGCGACGGGCACCGAGCTGCTCGCCGGGCGCACCGAGAACGTGCGCGCCTTCGACACCGTGCAGACGCTCGAGATCGACGCGACGCGCTTCATCGTCAACAGCAAGGGCCTCGCCTTCCTCGCGGTGGTCGTGGGCGTCGCCGTCCTGGCGTCCCGCGTGTCCACGCGGCACCAGCGGCTGCTCGCCGCGGCCTGCCTCGTCCCCGGCGCGGTCGTCACCTTCCTCGGCTACGCGCGCGCGACCATGCTGGCCCTCGCCCTGTGCCTGCTCCTGCTCGGCCTCCTCGCCCGTCGCCTCGGGCTCGACTGGACCCGGCTCGGCGCCGCGCTGCTCGCCCTGGCCGCCCCGGCCGCGCTCCTCGTCCTGTCGGGCAACGGGTCGCTCGTCAACGACCCCGACGGCAACGCGCTGGCCCGCCAGGTGGCCGGCTTCGAGGCCCGGGTGCTCGACGGGCTCGACGAGGAGGGCGCCAACAGCCCCGGCAACCAGTACCGGCTGCTCGAGAACCGCTACGCCCTGCAGGCCGCGGCGGACAACGCGCTCTTCGGCCTCGGGATCGGGGCGGACTACCACCCCCGCTTCGTGCAGGACCCGACGCTGCAGGCCTTCAAGGCGAACCCGGACTTCGGCTCGCGCTTCATCCACAACGGCTGGCTGTGGTACCTCGTCAAGACCGGCGCCGTCGGCCTCGTCGCCGCCCTGCTGCTGTTCTTCGTCCCCGTGCTGCGGGCGGTCGGCGGCCGCGTGCCTCCCGCGGGCACCGGCGTGGTGGCGATCGCGCTCGCGGTGGGACTGGTCGGCCTCATGGTCATCCACCTCTTCGAGCCCGACATCCACCGGGTCGGGACCGCACCGCTGTTCGGCGCCGCCCTCGGCTACCTGTCCCTCGTCACGACCGCCTCACGACGACCGTCCGCGAACGCTGGAGCCACGACATGA
- a CDS encoding DUF1972 domain-containing protein: MKIALIGTRGVPARYGGFETAVEEVGRRLVDRGHQVTVYCRGGGADAPARHLGMDLVHLPAVRHRTAETLSHTTLSVLHQALRPADVAIVFNAANAPLLPVLRARRIPTAVHVDGLEWQRGKWGRAGRAWYRRSERLAVRLADALIADARGIQDYYRQHHGAPSWFIPYGAPDTAAVGSDKLAGYDLRPDGYHLVVARMEPENHVHLSVQGYVRSRAELPLVVVGGAPYDNGYGADVRAAAGGDPRVRFLGPVWDQDALDQLYAHSRTYLHGHSVGGTNPSLLRAAGAAAPVTAFDVAFNREVVAEEGRYFSTADHVAEALHEAEDDPSATAGRGRRARELVLRRYCWDAVTEDYEQLLEATRAGTGHRPTGSCAAPAAPLSYASAHDDG; this comes from the coding sequence ATGAAGATCGCCCTCATCGGAACCCGCGGCGTGCCGGCGCGGTACGGCGGCTTCGAGACCGCGGTGGAGGAGGTGGGACGCCGCCTCGTCGACCGCGGGCACCAGGTGACGGTGTACTGCCGGGGCGGCGGCGCCGACGCCCCCGCCCGCCACCTCGGGATGGACCTCGTGCACCTGCCGGCCGTCCGCCACCGGACGGCCGAGACCCTGAGCCACACGACGCTGTCCGTGCTGCACCAGGCGCTCCGCCCGGCCGACGTCGCCATCGTGTTCAACGCTGCCAACGCGCCGCTGCTGCCGGTGCTCCGCGCCCGGCGCATCCCGACCGCCGTGCACGTCGACGGCCTGGAGTGGCAGCGCGGCAAGTGGGGCCGCGCGGGCCGGGCCTGGTACCGGCGTTCCGAGCGCCTCGCCGTCCGGTTGGCGGACGCCCTCATCGCCGACGCCCGCGGCATCCAGGACTACTACCGGCAGCACCACGGCGCGCCGAGCTGGTTCATCCCCTACGGCGCCCCGGACACCGCGGCGGTCGGCAGCGACAAGCTGGCCGGCTACGACCTGCGACCGGACGGCTACCACCTCGTGGTGGCCCGCATGGAGCCGGAGAACCACGTGCACCTGAGCGTCCAGGGCTACGTGCGCAGCCGCGCGGAGCTCCCGCTGGTCGTGGTCGGCGGCGCGCCGTACGACAACGGCTACGGGGCGGACGTCCGTGCCGCGGCGGGCGGGGACCCCCGCGTCCGCTTCCTCGGTCCGGTCTGGGACCAGGACGCGCTCGACCAGCTGTACGCGCACTCCCGCACCTACCTGCACGGGCACTCCGTGGGTGGGACGAACCCCTCGCTGCTGCGGGCCGCCGGCGCGGCGGCCCCCGTGACGGCCTTCGACGTCGCCTTCAACCGCGAGGTCGTGGCGGAGGAGGGCCGCTACTTCTCCACCGCCGACCACGTGGCCGAGGCGCTCCACGAGGCCGAGGACGACCCGTCCGCGACGGCCGGGCGCGGTCGGCGCGCGCGCGAGCTCGTGCTGCGGCGCTACTGCTGGGACGCCGTCACCGAGGACTACGAGCAGCTCCTCGAGGCGACCCGGGCCGGTACGGGCCACCGGCCGACGGGCTCGTGCGCGGCACCCGCCGCGCCGCTGAGCTACGCGTCGGCGCACGACGATGGCTGA
- a CDS encoding glycosyltransferase codes for MPETNAGDVARVGTAGRPDAGSARGAGADRPTGLRLTLLTAAFSDTQLLRAHCLDAVAQHLGHQVTVVTTEPGEVLPSLAATPFATRLHRTDARALDELVGDGTDVLLTLKALPESLGQGLRVLRRHPGVAHLADIDDPDIEARTVAAAPTAWRTTRKLVKRWRTLPGQARLAVQSRRSPTTVSNPVLQRRWGGVVVPHARVDPGPGTAPSQARCRIAFVGTAKAHKGIHLLRDAVARLAGEGWELLVTDVAPADARPWETWTGRLDGSVDAAALTADADVVVIPSLDYGWARAQLPLKLVDAMLMGRPVVVSDVGPLPWAVGEAGAVFPAGDVDGLVGALRPLRDAAARTAAGSAARRLALERYAVPAVAPHLTRALSGVLRG; via the coding sequence GTGCCAGAGACGAATGCGGGGGACGTCGCTCGCGTCGGAACCGCCGGCCGGCCGGACGCCGGGTCCGCACGGGGCGCCGGCGCCGACCGTCCGACGGGTCTGCGTCTCACCCTGCTCACCGCCGCCTTCTCCGACACCCAGCTGCTGAGGGCGCACTGCCTCGACGCCGTCGCTCAGCACCTCGGCCACCAGGTCACGGTCGTGACGACGGAGCCGGGGGAGGTGCTGCCCTCGCTGGCCGCCACCCCCTTCGCCACGCGGCTGCACCGGACGGACGCGCGCGCCCTCGACGAGCTGGTGGGCGACGGCACCGACGTGCTCCTCACGCTCAAGGCCCTGCCCGAGAGCCTCGGCCAGGGCCTCCGCGTGCTGCGCAGGCACCCGGGCGTCGCGCACCTCGCCGACATCGACGACCCCGACATCGAGGCGCGGACGGTCGCCGCGGCACCGACCGCCTGGCGCACCACCCGCAAGCTCGTCAAGCGGTGGCGGACGCTGCCCGGCCAGGCCCGGCTCGCCGTGCAGTCGCGGCGCAGCCCCACGACGGTGTCCAACCCGGTGCTCCAGCGCCGCTGGGGCGGCGTGGTCGTCCCGCACGCGCGGGTGGACCCCGGTCCCGGCACCGCGCCGAGCCAGGCGCGCTGCCGGATCGCCTTCGTGGGGACGGCCAAGGCCCACAAGGGCATCCACCTGCTCCGGGACGCGGTCGCGCGCCTCGCCGGCGAGGGCTGGGAGCTGCTGGTCACCGACGTCGCGCCGGCCGACGCCCGCCCGTGGGAGACCTGGACCGGGCGGCTCGACGGGTCCGTCGACGCCGCCGCGCTCACCGCCGACGCGGACGTCGTCGTCATTCCGTCGCTGGACTACGGCTGGGCCCGGGCCCAGCTCCCGCTCAAGCTCGTCGACGCCATGCTCATGGGCCGACCTGTCGTGGTGAGCGACGTGGGCCCGCTGCCGTGGGCCGTGGGGGAGGCGGGCGCCGTCTTCCCCGCGGGAGACGTCGACGGCCTCGTCGGGGCGCTGCGCCCGCTGCGCGACGCGGCGGCGCGGACCGCCGCGGGGTCCGCCGCGCGCCGTCTCGCGCTCGAAAGGTACGCGGTGCCCGCCGTCGCCCCGCACCTGACCCGGGCGCTGTCGGGGGTCCTGCGGGGCTGA
- a CDS encoding glycosyl hydrolase family 28-related protein, producing the protein MTLGVLAAVCLGTVVAPPATASTPAPVKVNVGGPALGSTAGSWSSTASVTHNGRVLSTPTLKLSPTPPAAQAGMLKDAVYSGATRGLSLSVGNLAPAGYDVFVSVYEDSKPVTFDLSVEGRKVVTGGSSGPAGSWKRLGPFRTTLPDGRLDLFASRGALNIAGVELVPTGTTTAAPAPSPSPTPTPTPTPTPTPSAAPTATPAPAPTPTPTPTPSSTPAPSSAPTPTPTLTRSPTPTPSPDPVPITSPTPTGGTSVATHGARPDDDTDDTAAIRAALAAAANSGGVVTFQSGVYRVNGTLQVPDAVREVRMAPGTVLRQYGNPKWGTLSKVGTVTSSSWAVSPAPRGARTLTFASTSGLSVGSWIHAISDDSYAAHKPMEPGHLRKVVAISGNVVTLDTPLHRPLRTAPRAVQVRLAAPVTITGGVLEHAAKLSNTWPALTLHYVAQPTVATEIRQHGASGVQVNGTVGGRFDLVVHDLVDDEAGKRFGSGRHYGYGVETAGPVRDLLVTGSCWAVRHCFTTNAAYQVVADSVRGQGEPESIRVDMDVRDTTSTGLDTHEPGYDISFAGSTVTNPGRYRAAGSTNGKEGGGGIFIRSRLTTVEDVTIRGALDSNITVSPPAPYAPAWAPDEWPVIRSVSVLDGRGASGIELNQPAHVGPGTLVRSTTQPMGIRLKAGAAGSRISGVTVDFSGTPTVGAYGVHGATYATLSGMTYIGVKTPTY; encoded by the coding sequence GTGACGCTGGGCGTCCTCGCCGCCGTCTGCCTCGGGACCGTCGTCGCGCCTCCGGCCACCGCCTCGACCCCCGCTCCGGTCAAGGTCAACGTGGGCGGGCCTGCCCTCGGCTCGACCGCCGGCTCGTGGTCGTCGACCGCGAGCGTGACGCACAACGGCCGGGTCCTCAGCACCCCGACGCTCAAGCTCTCGCCCACGCCGCCCGCGGCGCAGGCGGGCATGCTCAAGGACGCCGTCTACAGCGGCGCGACCCGAGGGCTGAGCCTCTCGGTGGGCAACCTCGCCCCCGCCGGCTACGACGTCTTCGTGTCCGTGTACGAGGACAGCAAGCCCGTGACGTTCGACCTCAGCGTCGAGGGCAGGAAGGTCGTGACCGGGGGCAGCTCGGGGCCCGCCGGCAGCTGGAAGCGCCTCGGACCGTTCCGCACGACGCTGCCCGACGGCCGGCTGGACCTGTTCGCCTCGCGCGGCGCCCTCAACATCGCCGGCGTCGAGCTCGTGCCCACGGGCACGACCACGGCCGCCCCCGCGCCGAGCCCGTCGCCCACCCCGACCCCCACGCCGACCCCGACCCCCACACCCAGCGCGGCCCCCACCGCGACCCCCGCGCCCGCCCCGACCCCGACCCCCACCCCGACCCCGTCCTCGACGCCGGCACCGTCCTCGGCGCCGACCCCGACCCCCACGCTCACCCGGTCACCCACCCCCACCCCGTCCCCCGACCCCGTGCCGATCACCTCGCCGACGCCGACCGGCGGCACGAGCGTCGCCACGCACGGGGCCCGCCCGGACGACGACACCGACGACACCGCCGCCATCCGCGCCGCTCTCGCGGCCGCCGCGAACTCCGGCGGGGTCGTCACGTTCCAGTCCGGCGTCTACCGGGTGAACGGCACGCTGCAGGTCCCCGACGCGGTCCGCGAGGTGCGGATGGCGCCCGGCACGGTGCTGCGCCAGTACGGCAACCCCAAGTGGGGCACGCTGAGCAAGGTCGGGACGGTGACGTCCTCGTCGTGGGCCGTCAGCCCCGCGCCGCGCGGCGCCCGCACCCTCACCTTCGCCAGCACGTCCGGGCTGAGCGTCGGGTCGTGGATCCATGCGATCTCCGACGACTCCTACGCCGCGCACAAGCCCATGGAGCCGGGACACCTGCGCAAGGTGGTCGCCATCAGCGGCAACGTCGTGACGCTCGACACGCCGCTGCACCGGCCGCTGAGGACGGCCCCGCGCGCGGTCCAGGTGCGCCTGGCGGCACCCGTCACCATCACCGGCGGCGTCCTCGAGCACGCCGCGAAGCTGTCCAACACGTGGCCCGCCCTCACCCTGCACTACGTGGCGCAGCCCACCGTCGCGACGGAGATCCGCCAGCACGGCGCCTCCGGCGTCCAGGTGAACGGCACCGTCGGCGGCCGCTTCGACCTCGTCGTGCACGACCTCGTCGACGACGAGGCCGGGAAGCGCTTCGGCTCCGGCCGCCACTACGGCTACGGCGTCGAGACGGCCGGACCGGTCCGCGACCTCCTCGTCACCGGCTCCTGCTGGGCCGTGCGGCACTGCTTCACCACCAACGCGGCCTACCAGGTGGTCGCCGACTCCGTGCGCGGCCAGGGTGAGCCGGAGAGCATCCGGGTCGACATGGACGTCCGCGACACGACGTCGACCGGCCTCGACACGCACGAGCCCGGCTACGACATCTCCTTCGCCGGCTCCACCGTGACCAACCCCGGTCGCTACAGGGCAGCGGGCTCCACGAACGGCAAGGAGGGCGGCGGCGGCATCTTCATCCGCTCGCGCCTCACGACCGTGGAGGACGTCACCATCCGTGGCGCGCTCGACAGCAACATCACGGTGAGCCCGCCCGCCCCCTACGCCCCTGCCTGGGCGCCGGACGAGTGGCCCGTCATCCGCTCCGTCTCCGTCCTCGACGGCCGCGGCGCGAGCGGGATCGAGCTCAACCAGCCGGCCCACGTCGGCCCGGGCACGCTCGTCCGGTCCACGACGCAGCCGATGGGCATCCGCCTCAAGGCCGGCGCGGCCGGCTCGCGCATCTCCGGGGTGACCGTCGACTTCTCCGGGACGCCGACCGTCGGCGCCTACGGCGTGCACGGCGCGACGTACGCCACGCTCTCGGGCATGACGTACATCGGGGTCAAGACCCCGACGTACTGA
- a CDS encoding lipopolysaccharide biosynthesis protein: MPRHEPAGGLRQRVLRGGMWSVAEALGSRIITTVVFLLLARLLDPEAFGLVALALVFVALTRLLVDQGFGSAIVQRQQLTKAHLDTAFWTSIVLGLLLGALLIALSHPLAALLDSPGLAPVLQVLASVVFIGSLTSTATAVLRRDFQFHRLAARKLAGAVIGGVAGVAAALLGAGVWALVVQAVVQTVVGTVMLWAVTSYRPGLTVSRSAFRDLFGFSNSVLGMTMLNFLSKRSDDLLIGAVLGPTALGLYSVAYRLLNLMNEVLTRAVELVALSAFSRLQHDLARLNRAYGEAIRTSAALSAPSFLLVLVLAPDVVHVFLGDQWLAAVPVMQALSLAGIAHALGATTTTLLLSQGRSRTALHLTTATTVLNVVGFLVAVSWGIVAVALAHTVRAFVMLPVSAWLSRRILGFRWRSWLGHLAPALGSAVLMAGVVEVLRRFAMADAGAPTRLLVLVPLAALVYAGALRLLSPAQFRALVGYARTVLTRGAVRAAATEETEPARDAPERPEEASALANLGRRDGDPDGGAQHEQGSGRPSAREDGR; this comes from the coding sequence ATGCCACGACACGAGCCGGCCGGCGGCCTCCGCCAGCGCGTCCTGCGCGGCGGGATGTGGAGCGTGGCGGAGGCGCTCGGCTCGCGGATCATCACCACCGTCGTCTTCCTGCTCCTCGCCCGCCTGCTCGACCCCGAGGCCTTCGGCCTGGTCGCGCTCGCGCTCGTCTTCGTCGCGCTCACCCGCCTGCTCGTCGACCAGGGCTTCGGCTCGGCGATCGTGCAGCGCCAGCAGCTGACGAAGGCCCACCTCGACACGGCGTTCTGGACGTCCATCGTGCTCGGGCTGCTGCTCGGCGCGCTGCTGATCGCGCTGTCCCACCCCCTCGCGGCGCTGCTCGACAGCCCGGGCCTCGCCCCGGTGCTGCAGGTGCTCGCGAGCGTGGTGTTCATCGGCTCGCTGACGAGCACGGCCACGGCGGTGCTGCGCCGGGACTTCCAGTTCCACCGCCTGGCCGCGCGCAAGCTGGCCGGGGCCGTCATCGGCGGCGTGGCCGGCGTCGCGGCCGCCCTGCTCGGCGCGGGCGTGTGGGCCCTCGTCGTGCAGGCCGTCGTCCAGACCGTCGTCGGCACGGTCATGCTGTGGGCCGTCACGTCGTACCGGCCGGGCCTCACGGTGTCGAGGTCGGCGTTCCGTGACCTGTTCGGGTTCAGCAACTCCGTGCTCGGCATGACCATGCTCAACTTCCTGAGCAAGCGCTCGGACGACCTGCTCATCGGGGCGGTCCTCGGGCCCACCGCGCTCGGGCTGTACTCGGTCGCCTACCGCCTGCTCAACCTCATGAACGAGGTGCTCACCCGGGCCGTGGAGCTCGTCGCGCTGTCGGCGTTCTCGCGGCTGCAGCACGACCTCGCCCGCCTCAACCGGGCCTACGGCGAGGCGATCCGGACCTCGGCCGCGCTGTCCGCGCCGTCGTTCCTGCTCGTGCTGGTCCTGGCGCCCGACGTGGTGCACGTGTTCCTCGGCGACCAGTGGCTCGCGGCCGTGCCCGTCATGCAGGCGCTCTCCCTCGCCGGCATCGCCCACGCGCTCGGCGCGACCACGACCACCCTGCTGCTGTCCCAGGGCCGCTCGCGCACGGCGCTGCACCTCACGACGGCGACGACCGTGCTCAACGTCGTCGGCTTCCTCGTCGCCGTCAGCTGGGGGATCGTCGCGGTGGCGCTCGCGCACACCGTCCGCGCCTTCGTCATGCTGCCGGTGTCGGCGTGGCTGAGCCGCCGCATCCTCGGCTTCCGCTGGCGCAGCTGGCTGGGCCACCTCGCGCCGGCGCTCGGCAGCGCCGTCCTCATGGCCGGCGTCGTCGAGGTACTCCGCCGCTTCGCCATGGCGGACGCGGGTGCCCCCACCCGGCTGCTCGTCCTCGTGCCCCTCGCGGCGCTGGTGTACGCCGGTGCGCTGCGGCTGCTCTCCCCCGCGCAGTTCCGCGCCCTGGTGGGCTACGCGCGGACCGTGCTGACGCGGGGTGCGGTGCGGGCGGCCGCCACGGAGGAGACGGAGCCTGCGCGGGATGCGCCGGAACGGCCCGAGGAGGCGTCCGCGCTCGCTAACCTTGGCCGCCGGGACGGGGATCCGGACGGCGGCGCGCAGCACGAGCAGGGCTCGGGGCGCCCGTCGGCGCGCGAGGACGGACGGTAG
- a CDS encoding sulfotransferase family protein, with protein sequence MANEHGLSARAEPVAADGAPGADCVLVAGNSRSGTTMLARMLGRHSAVTALQELHFVEEHWTPGEEALPREAAVRLAERLLHNAREWYHTPFRPGRFAPDAEAVVARCLVDRPDGRVPAAAVLTGVLAHEAQAAGRRVAVEQTPRNVFFLRSLLEEVPGAVGVVLVRDPRDVMLSQKNWWRRRFRGTTGVPLVTTLRQWADYHPLTTSLIWRGGARAGLRAGTHPRVVSLRFEDLVTEPAAELARVLDRVGLSAEPAMLDAPRISSSNAGDRGGTGVDPTVVGRWRDGLDRAEVWINQRVTAAEARELGYAPVDVGLPLPGLLWYALTWAPRTLLAVALNRSRTRSLVSSVRRRLVP encoded by the coding sequence ATGGCTAACGAGCACGGGCTCTCCGCGAGGGCCGAGCCGGTGGCCGCGGACGGTGCGCCCGGCGCGGACTGCGTGCTGGTGGCGGGCAACAGCCGCTCCGGCACCACGATGCTCGCCCGCATGCTCGGACGGCACAGCGCCGTCACCGCCCTGCAGGAGCTCCACTTCGTCGAGGAGCACTGGACACCCGGCGAGGAGGCCCTCCCGCGCGAGGCCGCCGTCCGGCTCGCCGAGCGGCTGCTCCACAACGCCCGCGAGTGGTACCACACGCCGTTCCGCCCGGGTCGCTTCGCCCCGGACGCCGAGGCGGTCGTGGCGCGGTGCCTCGTGGACCGGCCCGACGGCCGCGTGCCGGCGGCCGCCGTCCTCACCGGCGTGCTCGCCCACGAGGCGCAGGCGGCCGGCCGACGCGTCGCCGTCGAGCAGACCCCGCGCAACGTCTTCTTCCTCCGGTCCCTGCTCGAGGAGGTGCCCGGTGCGGTGGGGGTCGTCCTGGTGCGCGACCCGCGCGACGTCATGCTGTCGCAGAAGAACTGGTGGCGCCGTCGCTTCCGCGGCACCACAGGCGTGCCGCTGGTGACGACGCTGCGCCAGTGGGCCGACTACCACCCGCTGACGACCAGCCTGATCTGGCGCGGCGGCGCCCGGGCCGGCCTGCGCGCGGGCACCCACCCGCGGGTCGTCTCCCTGCGCTTCGAGGACCTCGTCACCGAGCCCGCCGCCGAGCTCGCCAGGGTGCTGGACCGGGTGGGCCTGAGCGCCGAGCCCGCCATGCTCGACGCGCCCCGCATCAGCTCCTCCAACGCCGGCGACCGCGGCGGCACGGGGGTCGACCCGACGGTCGTGGGCCGCTGGCGGGACGGGCTCGACCGCGCCGAGGTGTGGATCAACCAGCGCGTGACCGCGGCCGAGGCACGCGAGCTCGGCTACGCGCCGGTCGACGTCGGCCTGCCCCTGCCGGGTCTGCTGTGGTACGCCCTCACGTGGGCGCCCCGGACGCTGCTGGCGGTGGCCCTCAACCGGTCCCGGACCAGGAGCCTCGTCTCCTCCGTACGACGGAGGCTCGTGCCGTGA